gttggaatacgattggtcttatattagtagcagaatgtccgatatggttaaaactgctattgcaatcatattgcgattcgatttctattcgattttgacattattaacttaggagaaacGGGCCCCTGGAATCGAAATccttatacttgagaggttggttctttccCCACCAGATCACCACgacaatgtataaaaataataaaaaaggggAATTTAAACGAGGATCGCTAGCGGGGATCATGCTCAAATGGCTGGCTGCTTTTGATATTCTTTGGCTCAAGCATAGGCCAACCTTTACGAGTAGACTCCACCAATCGCTAGCTAATTTCTAAGTGTTtgctaataaatacttaaatattatgcTTAAACGAGATACACACGGCGTGCAAAGGTTTGACTGCCCTTTTTTATGATGAGGGCTAAAACGggaaaaattaaacttaaaaaaatatctgaaaaatCGTATTTATAGGCATTCTGCAGGTccttatttattggtaagttttggCATTCACTTTCACATTTTTGCACATCATGGCACAACTTCCAACATGACCGGCGCTGTCGGTCTCGTATAGGCCTCGTTAGCCATCAGCGCAAGTGCCTGAACCAAATAACCTGACACAtctgttgttttaattatcCCTCATACATGTTTCAGGACACTGACAAAAGTTTCGCACTCTATTACCAGTAATTATGAACTAATCATGCTATAAATTCAAAACCAATGACAATAAATCATATGTCACttgtttttcaataataaaatagataaaaataatgaagaggATTAGTGATGCCACACACTTGTGAAAAATCGAATTCTAATGAGATTTTCGGTTGTTTTTTATcgtaatcaattaaatattatctgTTAGTTAAGGAAAAGTATTAGCTATATTTACTTAACCCTACAATACTCATATCTCAATACTGTCTGATGTCCCATTGGTAAAAATCGGTATTGTTCTACGAATACCAAATTTACTGCGAATAACTATGTATAGGGATTTAGGATACGTTATAAGTCACCGaggaactttttttttaatttttttttaacgacgtcagcagcggtgagggagtgtcagactcttactgactaaaaaccgtcgtgttccgtcataggccttttatgtataagggccgcggtatctctttcgaacaacccgcagccagTCACCGAggaccttaaaaaaatattttgtctcaATCTAAAGGAGGGTCTAAGATATCAGGATAACTTTTTCGGGCATTCAAATTATACACAGGTATAGGTTATATGCTACAAAGGtgtggcaatttttttattgctacGTGCGCGTGTTGCACAAAAACCACGCGAGCATTTTAGGGTTGAGAtaagattttcttataaatactTTTCCTTAACATTCCTTTTCGTTACAAAGATACCATGGTCACCAAGTTTCTGATAGTCTTAGCAGTTTGGACAGCGCGTgagtatattttgtatttctgtTCTAAAATAAGTTTTGGTCGGTGTTCCTGTAAATTCACAAGCTTATACAATTTAAAAGATATCCATTGTTGAACTTGTTAACACTGTATAACTCTTACAAAATACAACGTGTCCATTGCATTTTTTTACtgaattttaagtaggtactcttAAAGGGAACAACTGGCTGGATGCTAGGAGTGAAAGATTTCTCCTGCTTAAATTGCCACCTACACCTGTGTAGCAAAGttactaattatttattaatttctcaTGGAGTCAGTCGCTTTCCGGAGGAACTTCTTGCAGTTCCTCTATAATTTTAGCTTATGCCACCCAGGGTCGGGGGTTAGTGTAACCCATCCCAACACTTTTTCAAATTCTCAAAATCGGTAGTTCCAGAGTGTTTacaaatgttttgtgtttagTATGCGCTGGTAGCGCCATCCCCCCGGTCCCTCTGGACAATAGCCACTATGTGGAGGGGGAGAGTCGCTACATCTGGATGCCTGATGGTGAAGGAGTGCCACACTTAGTGGACCTTCAGGAACCTGTGGACGAATCACTTATCGACTCACGCAGTGGTGCCAACAACCAGTACTGGCTATTTACCAGGTAGATATTATACTAGTTATTAATTACTAAGAAAGTCATCAACATTTTTATGACCGTCTTTCGAACGTAaccattacatattttttacagacAAAACCGTGAAAATCATCAAGTAATTGTTAATGGTAACGTTAACTCTATCCGAAACTCCAACTACCGGGCTAACCGTGGTCTTGTAGTGCTCGTCCACGGATGGAACAGCAATGGAAACTCTGCGATGAACCCACTCATCAGAAGAGCATTCCTGGACACTCAAGACGTTAATGTCATCGTTGTGGACTGGAGAAGGGTTGCTGAGACCCCCAACTACTTGTCTGCTGTCAGAGGTGTCCCCAGTGTCGGCCAGTTCCTCGGTAACTTCCTCGTGTGGCTGATCAACAACGGAGGCGGCAACTGGA
The window above is part of the Helicoverpa armigera isolate CAAS_96S chromosome 3, ASM3070526v1, whole genome shotgun sequence genome. Proteins encoded here:
- the LOC110383752 gene encoding pancreatic triacylglycerol lipase — encoded protein: MVTKFLIVLAVWTALCAGSAIPPVPLDNSHYVEGESRYIWMPDGEGVPHLVDLQEPVDESLIDSRSGANNQYWLFTRQNRENHQVIVNGNVNSIRNSNYRANRGLVVLVHGWNSNGNSAMNPLIRRAFLDTQDVNVIVVDWRRVAETPNYLSAVRGVPSVGQFLGNFLVWLINNGGGNWNNVHLIGFSLGAHVVGNAGRTAGRRPGRITGLDPAGPNFGGSSNALNGNDGVYVETMHTNGGRLGIFDRIANADFYPNGGRSQPGCSSVDYNCSHGRAYHLYAASVRYNRFVGRLCNNLSQAQNNQCTGGTLNMGNGVFNKRGNGIYGLRTNANYPFHM